The sequence below is a genomic window from Aspergillus nidulans FGSC A4 chromosome V.
AACAACTCTTCTTCCAATCCTTGTCTCCAACGCGGATCCAGAACCCTCGCCATCACCGTCAACTTCCCACCCGGCTTTCCTGAGGGATTCAATATACGTTTCGAACCGGTCACCCTCGTTAAGATAGTTCAATGTGCGGGAGAGGATTCTGAGGATATCCTCCACATGCAGTGTATTGGAGCTACGGAGGTCGTATGACCTAGTGTGGGAGCTCCAggccgacgacgaagccagAATCTTTGCGGCGAAAAGGGCGTGCATCCATGCTTTGAGGTGAGGATTTGATTTGGATTTTAGGCTTGGTAAACCcgtgctggcgctggtatCCCGTCGTTTGATGAGGACCGCTGCAGATAAACCGGTAGTGGTATGCCCCAGGAAAGTGATTTTGCTGCTCGGTGTGAGAAAAAGGATATACTCCTCTTCATGAAAGAGGGTCGTTATCTCTTCTAGTGGAAGGTCCGTCTTCAGCGTGTTGGATGTCGAGCTGGTAGTATAAGGCGCCTGACACAAGAACTGCCGTAGCGAGACGCCAACCTGGCACGATCCTAGAAGTTGTACTTCAGGTAATAgccttgatgaagaggaaaattGGGAGGGGGGAGAGTGCCACTTTAGTGCAGCGCCGGCAGCAAATATCcgttcttctttggcgaCTTGTTCTGGGGTTATGGGTCTGATATGGTTTGGATTCTGGTGAGTATGTTCCTGCTGCTTGAGCGAAGCTCGTCGCTCGTCTTTTCGGCTAGGGCTCGAAACGAAATCCGCAAGGTCCGGGTctgaggagagaagagtcGAAAAAACAATATTGGCTCGTTGTCTGTTCAGTGTCGTCATCTGGACAGAGCGGACGGCGGCGTAATTGAGTGACAGGTGCATGGATAGAAGGAAGACCAGGGTAAGCCATGTTGCCGTGAAGCTGGTGATATGAGAGACGACGAAGGAGCCGACGAGCATGCCGATGAGGGAGATAACCGTTTCCTGGGATGAGTCTTTCTATCCGCCCACAACTCGACGAGAATGATTAGCCTTCCTGCAGTGCCTGATACCGGGAGCATAGCGCAGTGAGAGCTGGAGACCAACGTACCGCATTCACCTCGGCCAGATTTCCCCATCGCGCAAAATGTGCGCTTAAACTCGCTTTGGAACTGCCCCCTGCAACACCGCAAAGCGCTCTTAGCACACCAGCAGCACTAAGGACAGTGACTCGATTGAACCCGGCCGGGACCATCGGGGAGAAACAGTCCAGCAACATAGCGAGATCGTTGAAGATATCCGCCGCGAAGCGGTACATCTTGCACTCGGGCTCAAGGGCTGTACCCACGCGGTGGGCGAAGAGGATTGTCGCGATCCGGCCGGATGTATCCTGCAAGATGTGCAGGAGGAGAGCGGAGGTTGGGGAGGCGTTGGCATTACCGACTCCGACGCCTGCATGAATGGTTGGCTAAGCTAGAGCTCTATGCAAATgcgtggatatggatatgggATGTTGTGCTGACCTTGTAGTACGGCTCGGGATGCTAGGAGGCCCGCgatggagctgctgaatGCTTGGAGAGAGTCCTTATAGGTAAGTAATGCCAGTGTATGCATGGCACGGAGCAGCTTACGAAGATTTGATATCTAGTCAGTAAGTAGTGCTACTGCAATCTGAGCAACCCCAAATCACTTACGCGGTATAGTCATCGCTGACGCTATGTGGATATCCAGCAGGGAGAAATACTTCGATTAATACGTCGCGCAGCGAGCTCAGAGACCATGATTTCGAGGGTGTAGATGCATGCTGGTGTCTGTCAGTTGCGGTAGGTCAGGCGGTGGGATTGGCTATTGAAGACTCACTACTATATCTATGCGGCCTGTAACTGTGTCCTTCTCTCCACCCTTGTGGGACAGGGTGCCTGATGATGGCACAGAGTAAATATAGGTCGACGTTGGGTGGTCAAGCTCGTCGACCTCGCTGAAAGTGAAGATTTTCTTGTCTTTAGTGTCCATATTTATGAACAATTGAAATGCAAGCAATAAAATCCGTTGATAACCCGCATGTCCATGTCATGGAGGACTAATGAAGATGAAACGAAATCTAGGTTGCCGCCAGATAGTTGATTGGAGGTGTTTATGCGAAGCGGCGCTTAAGCTTTACCATAGGCGATCAGGCGGATGCACGTGGCCGAGAGTAGGAAACGCTTGCAAAGTATCCCAGGATGTGGAAACATAATACTGTTTACTGATTACTATCGATGCTGTGAATCTACGGGCTACAACAGAACATTTCCGTGTGTCAGTCACAATTACTGTAGACTTGAATATGGACATGAATGTGAGACTTGCTCCATTCCATACTTTTCCAAACTAGCCATCTATGACCTCAATAACCTGATAACAACATATCCCGCATGATGCGCGCCAGAAGAATAAAATGAACCGCTAAGCACGAAGACTAGCAAAACCGCCTGCGCCATAAACAAAAAAAGTCGAAAAGAAAGTCCAAAGGCCGCGGACAAACCGGGTCTTAGTATAGCACTAAGGCTCGCATTCACTAGGAAGCGTATCAGCCTCGTATAATTGCGAAGCGACAGTGGGTTGTGTAGCGCCTCTCTCGCGTATCAGCATGCCACTCGTCCATCGTCCGTGTCTTGGATATCGTCGTCGAATCATCCGGTCAAACGCAGTCAGCGAAATCAAGCGTAGAGGCTGGCGCCACCAGTCTCGATGGCCTCGATTTCTGCCTCAGTGTAGGGAAGGCGGTGGAAGCGTCTGGGGAGCTCGGCGCGGTCGAAAAACTCGCCCTGTTTGGGCTGAACAGGTCCAAGGGCAGCTCCAGGGGTGCGGCCAACGGAGCCCTGGGTGAAGGAGGCACGGCCAAGGGGACCGTGCTGCTGAGCCTTGGCCCGGTAGGCCGCAAAGGAGTCAGGAAGGACACCGGTGGGAGACGCCGGGTGAGGACGGGGAGTGTGGTCAACAGATTCTATCGCGAGAATTAGTGGCTGGTACTTCGTACGCGTCTCGCAAGGTACATACGCGGAATAGAGCGCTTG
It includes:
- a CDS encoding alpha-ketoglutarate dehydrogenase subunit KGD4 (transcript_id=CADANIAT00003309); the encoded protein is MHATTALRNAVRTPLIRFVGKRSIPQSVDHTPRPHPASPTGVLPDSFAAYRAKAQQHGPLGRASFTQGSVGRTPGAALGPVQPKQGEFFDRAELPRRFHRLPYTEAEIEAIETGGASLYA
- a CDS encoding RUS1 family protein (transcript_id=CADANIAT00003308) produces the protein MDTKDKKIFTFSEVDELDHPTSTYIYSVPSSGTLSHKGGEKDTVTGRIDIVHASTPSKSWSLSSLRDVLIEVFLPAGYPHSVSDDYTAYQIFDSLQAFSSSIAGLLASRAVLQGVGVGNANASPTSALLLHILQDTSGRIATILFAHRVGTALEPECKMYRFAADIFNDLAMLLDCFSPMVPAGFNRVTVLSAAGVLRALCGVAGGSSKASLSAHFARWGNLAEVNAKDSSQETVISLIGMLVGSFVVSHITSFTATWLTLVFLLSMHLSLNYAAVRSVQMTTLNRQRANIVFSTLLSSDPDLADFVSSPSRKDERRASLKQQEHTHQNPNHIRPITPEQVAKEERIFAAGAALKWHSPPSQFSSSSRLLPEVQLLGSCQVGVSLRQFLCQAPYTTSSTSNTLKTDLPLEEITTLFHEEEYILFLTPSSKITFLGHTTTGLSAAVLIKRRDTSASTGLPSLKSKSNPHLKAWMHALFAAKILASSSAWSSHTRSYDLRSSNTLHVEDILRILSRTLNYLNEGDRFETYIESLRKAGWEVDGDGEGSGSALETRIGRRVVVSFNS